One genomic window of Polyodon spathula isolate WHYD16114869_AA chromosome 8, ASM1765450v1, whole genome shotgun sequence includes the following:
- the LOC121320040 gene encoding transcription factor E2F7-like has product MEGTGCLALKDLSSPRKTRIDLVEEGDSNNDQKENIFVDPTKVIPKTPLKNDLTPTAASKQKGCSTLEKIHNTPVKHVDRPQADPWTPTANLKMLISAASPDIRDRDMKKGLFRPIENEETEETSSDTTQCDAMEDCTTDEFEKQRPNRKLKSLGLLCQKFLALYPDYPLSMEKTHISLDEVATNLGVERRRIYDIVNVLESLLLVTRVAKNQYCWHGRHKLCQTLEGLQSMGKWQRYEEQMAQLQEKDCKPAELRRKEGLPEPQEGQIDQMGIESDLTSGSASKRKDKSLRIMSQKFVMLFLVSKTKIVSLDIAAKILIEESQDAADHSKFKTKVRRLYDIANVLTSLELIKKIHVTEERGRKPAFKWIGPVDFKHSSEASQAAAAVEHVSIVLKEPLAPIPQLMVSEKERLTRHASFSVLPASAGEQRRISSAPSSPQRHRKGLTLEPEYSRKMAGLAAVCKLQFEERTRSKLSGRKTAIIPTSNSASPGLVLTVPVDSHSRASPLPQSTCAFPQLQCLLPTLYPNAPSESQTEHSHSSSSQKQPPLVYLQSLPPPILMMCGSSLADRGGAVQRGSEAHSSLTAVTRETPALGKRSVAKSGLSKEEEQAAKRDRTAFRDTVSLHGNCIREKNEQETPLQNGSVASSVLILTPPPKGSLNNDQASLTRGCPETPFREGEPGRHSPEQPAPLSHYLYVPSSAGLSALDFFLPAGHSPGSLSLSPSRQASLALPYVMLPSSALSSFPLIAPGLSGTNGSINFRMPGGINPTHFLIAPGAVPCPRTPKCSPSPSGLAPSPGHFSPEQERLPKAVKPDSPVGVGHPLTVLTLQQQPQTPLTPKEVRAPHLKTFFQTPCSLGSAASSSLRKQGTRPQNRTGSSAQRRLEISNNISN; this is encoded by the exons ATGGAAGGGACTGGATGTTTAGCACTGAAAGATCTCAGTAGCCCAAGGAAGACGAGAATAGACCTGGTGGAAGAAGGTGACAGTAATAACGACCAAAAG GAGAACATATTTGTTGACCCTACAAAGGTGATCCCAAAGACCCCGCTGAAAAATGACTTGACACCAACAGCAGCATCCAAACAGAAAGGCTGCAGCACCCTAGAAAAAATTCACAACACCCCTGTCAAGCATGTGGACAGACCCCAGGCAGATCCATGGACCCCTACTGCTAACCTGAAGATGCTGATCAGTGCTGCAAGCCCTGATATTCGGGACAGGGACATGAAAAAGGGCCTCTTTCGTCCCATAGAAAATGAGGAGACCGAAGAGACTTCGAGCGACACTACCCAG TGTGATGCGATGGAGGACTGTACCACAGATGAGTTTGAAAAACAACGGCCTAACAGGAAATTGAAAAGCCTGGGACTTCTCTGCCAAAAGTTTCTTGCTCTCTATCCTGACTACCCGCTGTCTATGGAGAAGACTCACATTTCTTTAGATGAGGTGGCAACTAATTTGG GTGTGGAGCGCAGACGGATCTACGACATTGTGAACGTCCTGGAGTCCCTGCTGCTGGTGACCCGGGTAGCTAAGAACCAGTACTGCTGGCATGGGCGGCACAAGCTGTGCCAGACACTGGAGGGGCTGCAGAGCATGGGCAAGTGGCAGCGCTACGAGGAGCAGATGGCACAGCTCCAGGAGAAGGACTGCAAGCCAGCCGAACTCAGGAGGAAAGAGGGCCTCCCAGAACCGCAGGAAGGACAGATTGACCAGATGGGCATTGAGTCAGACCTGACCTCAG gATCAGCCAGCAAGAGGAAAGACAAGTCCTTACGCATCATGAGCCAGAAGTTCGTCATGTTGTTCCTTGTGTCCAAAACCAAGATTGTTTCTCTGGACATTGCTGCTAAAATCCTGATCGAGGAGAGCCAAGACGCTGCTGACCACAGCAAGTTCAAAA CAAAGGTGCGTCGATTGTATGATATTGCTAACGTCCTGACGAGCTTGGAGCTCATCAAGAAGATTCACGTCACAGAAGAAAGAGGCCGTAAACCTGCTTTCAAATGGATCGGGCCTGTTGATTTTAAACACTCCAGTG AAGCCTCGCAGGCTGCCGCCGCAGTAGAGCACGTGTCCATCGTCCTGAAGGAACCATTGGCTCCTATACCTCAACTGATGGTGAGCGAGAAAGAGAGACTGACGCGCCATGCTTCCTTCAGCGTGCTGCCCGCCTCCGCTGGTGAGCAGAGAAGAATCAGCTCCGCACCAAGCAGCCCACAAAGACACAGGAAAG GATTGACATTGGAGCCTGAGTACTCCAGAAAGATGGCGGGTTTAGCAGCTGTGTGTAAACTGCAGTTTGAAGAGCGCACAAG AAGTAAACTGTCTGGTAGGAAGACGGCGATCATCCCAACAAGCAACTCTGCCTCTCCGGGGCTGGTCCTAACTGTTCCTGTGGATTCTCATTCCCGAGCTAGTCCACTGCCACAGTCCACCTGCGCCTTTCCCCAACTGCAGTGCCTGCTGCCCACATTGTATCCAAACGCTCCCTCTGAATCCCAGACAGAACACAGCCACTCCAGCTCTTCCCAGAAGCAGCCTCCTCTCGTTTACCTCCAGAGCCTGCCCCCCCCTATCCTCATGATGTGCGGGAGCAGCCTCGCAGACAGGGGGGGCGCAGTGCAGAGGGGCAGCGAAGCTCACAGCTCACTCACTGCTGTCACGCGGGAGACGCCAGCCCTCGGGAAACGCAGTGTGGCCAAGAGTGGGCTTTCCAAAGAAGAGGAACAGGCGGCTAAGAGAGACAGAACAGCTTTCAGGGACACGGTGTCTTTGCATGGG AATTGCATCCGAGAGAAGAATGAGCAGGAGACCCCCCTCCAGAACGGCAGTGTTGCGTCATCGGTTCTTATCCTGACCCCGCCCCCGAAGGGGTCTCTGAACAACGATCAGGCCAGTCTGACGAGAGGATGCCCAGAAACCCCCTTCAGAGAGGGCGAGCCCGGCAGGCACAGCCCCGAGCAGCCAGCCCCCCTGTCACACTACCTGTACGTGCCCTCCTCTGCAG gtCTGAGCGCTCTGGACTTCTTTCTACCAGCCGGCCACAGTCCTGgcagcctgtctctctctcccagtcGCCAGGCTTCTCTCGCTCTTCCTTATGTCATGCTGCCATCCTCGgccctctcctccttccctcTCATTGCTCCTGGCCTGTCCGGAACCAACGGCTCCATCAACTTCCGCATGCCTGGCGGGATAAACCCCACACACTTCCTGATCGCCCCTGGGGCTGTCCCCTGCCCCAGGACCCCCAAGTGTTCCCCCAGTCCCAGTGGTCTGGCCCCCTCACCTGGACACTTTAGTCCTGAGCAAGAAAGGCTCCCCAAAGCTGTGAAACCTGATTCTCCAGTTGGTGTGGGACACCCACTCACCGTCCTCACACTGCAGCAACAG CCACAGACCCCGCTGACCCCTAAAGAAGTCCGGGCGCCCCATTTGAAGACCTTCTTCCAGACTCCCTGCTCTCTGGGCTCAGCAGCTTCCTCCAGCCTGCGGAAACAGGGCACTAGACCGCAGAACAGGACTGGCAGCTCTGCTCAGAGGAGGCTGGAAATCAGCAACAACATATCCAACTGA